A genomic region of Zalophus californianus isolate mZalCal1 chromosome 11, mZalCal1.pri.v2, whole genome shotgun sequence contains the following coding sequences:
- the LOC113914311 gene encoding 60S ribosomal protein L31-like gives MAPAKKGDEKKKGRSAISEVVTREYTIDIHKRIHGVGFKKRAPRALEEIRKFAMKEMGTPDVRIDTRLNKAVWAKGIRNVPYRIHVRLSRKRNEDEDSPNKLYTLVTYVPVTTFKNLQTVNVDEN, from the coding sequence ATGGCTCCCGCGAAGAAGGGTGACGAGAAGAAGAAGGGCCGTTCTGCCATCAGCGAAGTAGTGACCAGAGAATACACCATCGACATTCACAAGCGCATCCATGGAGTGGGTTTCAAGAAGCGTGCCCCTCGGGCACTCGAAGAGATCCGgaaatttgccatgaaggagatgggaactccagatgtgcgcattgacaccaggctcaacaaagctgtctgggctaaaggaataaggaatgttccATACCGTATCCATGTGCGGTTGTCCAGAAAACGTAACGAGGATGAAGATTCACCAAACAAGCTCTACACACTGGTTACCTATgtacctgtcaccactttcaaaaatctacagacagttaatgtggatgagaactaa